In Rhinolophus ferrumequinum isolate MPI-CBG mRhiFer1 chromosome 7, mRhiFer1_v1.p, whole genome shotgun sequence, the following proteins share a genomic window:
- the ARL14EPL gene encoding ARL14 effector protein-like: MNEQSEKNNSTQEGHTGQNSPEKNGQIGQKQLQQIERQLRCLAFQNPGPQVADFNPETRQQKKKARMSKMNEYFSVKCKVVKKYDKSGRLICNDADLCDCLEKNCLGCFYPCPKCNSNKCGPECRCNRRWVYDAIVTESGEVISRLPFNIPD; encoded by the exons ATGAACgaacaatcagaaaaaaacaattccactCAAGAGGGACACACAGGTCAAAATTCTCCTGAAAAAAATGGTCAAATTGGACAAAAGCAACTG caaCAGATAGAACGGCAGTTAAGATGCTTGGCATTTCAAAACCCTGGACCACAGGTAGCAGACTTTAATCCCGAAACAAGgcagcagaaaaagaaagctcGGATGTCGAAgatgaatgaatatttttctgtaaaatgcaa agttgTGAAGAAGTATGATAAAAGTGGCAGGCTCATCTGTAATGATGCTGATCTGTGCGATTGCCTGGAGAAGAACTGCCTGGGCTGCTTCTACCCCTGCCCCAAGTGTAACTCCAACAAGTGTGGGCCTGAGTGCCGCTGCAACCGAAGGTGGGTTTATGATGCCATTGTCACCGAATCTGGAGAGGTCATCAGCAGGCTGCCGTTTAACATTCCTGACTAG